From Candidatus Binatia bacterium:
CCATGCCGCGGACGATCGTCGACGTGCGCCTGGGGACGAGGATGACGAGCAGGATGAGTGCCACCGCTTTGGCAAGTTCCTCGACGATCGGCGCAATGACTGCGGGAACCGTCCACCGTGCGCTGCTTTCACTGGTGACGGTGGTCAGCCAGTCGAGCAGAGTCTGGTTGATATTGCACGCTGGCCAGGCGGCGACGACGGCACCGGCAAGTAGCGCTGCCGCCACCACCGCCATTGGCTCCCGCTCGCGTCGCGCCAACAGACATACCAGGGCGGCCCAGGCCAATGCCGGCACTGCGGCGGCGGCGCAGATGGCCGCCGGCACCTCCGCCACGCCGTGTGCCAACCCCAGTGTGAGGCCAGCAATCCAGGCAATGAGAACCACGCGCCGCGTCATAGGGCTCCGCACCGCATAGCGAATAGCTGCGCCAAGTGTAAAGATGGCGTCCCGTCGTGGACTGCGCTACAAAGTTGACTCATGGGACATGAGACAGGGGCCGATAAGCTGGCAGCTGAAAAGCGCTATTTCGACGCCGTGTTCGATAGCATGTCCGACGGTGTCTTAGTCTGCGACGCTTCGATGCAGGTCACTCGGTTCAACGCCGCAGCCGAGCAGATTACCGGCTGGGAACGGCAAAAGGCGATCGGTGCCTCCTGCCATGAGATCTTCCACGGCTTTCTGTGTGGCCACGGATGTGCGGTGGAGCGCAGCGCCGTTGGCGGCGAAGGCGCACGGGACCAGGAAGTAATGATCCAGCGACCGGATGGCCAACGCCGTCTCATCGTGCTGAACAGTTCCACGGTGCGCGCGCCGGAAGGTGAGCCGGCGGGCGTCGTTGTTGTCTTCCGCGACATCACGGAGCTGGCGCGGCTGCGGACGGAACTGCGCGGCCACAGCGAGTTCGCTAATCTCGTCGGCCGCAGCCCGGCGATGCGCGCCCTGTACGAGCAGATCGAAGATGTCGCGGCGTCGGAGGCGACGGTGCTTCTGCTCGGAGAAACCGGTGTGGGGAAAGAGCTGGTGGCGGAAGCCATTCACCACGCCAGTCGCCGCGCTACCGGGCCGCTGGTGAAGGTGAACTGCTCCGCCCTCAGCGAAGGCCTACTGGAGTCCGAGCTGTTCGGCCACGTGCGTGGCGCCTTTACCGGGGCCATGCGCGACAAGGTCGGCCGCTTCGAGCTGGCGGGCGGTGGAACCATCTTCCTCGACGAGATCGGCGAACTGTCGATGAGCACGCAGGTGAAGCTGTTGCGCGTCCTGCAAGAGAAGGAAATCGAGCGGGTCGGCGAGGCACGAACGATCCCAGTGGACTGCCGCATCATGGCCGCCACCAACCGCAACCTGCGCGCGCTCGTCGCTCGCGGCACATTTCGCGAGGACCTTTTCTATCGGCTCAGCGTGATTCCAATCCATGTCCCGCCGCTGCGTGAACGCCGGGCGGATGTGCCCCTCCTGGCCGACCACGTTCTCGCACGGTTCCGAGCCCAGGAGGGCAAGAGCATCGACGGCTTCGCCCCCGATGCCATTGACTGCCTGCTCGAATACCGCTGGCCCGGCAACGTGCGCGAACTGGAAAACGCGGTGGCCTTCGCCGTCATCAAGTGTCGCGGCCGCCGCATTGCGAGGGAACACTTGCCTCCGGAAATCCGCGAAAGCGGCGGTACGGCGCAGCCACGGACCGAGAAGATCTCTCGCTCCGCGATCGAGGCGGCGCTGCAGAAGACCGGCGGCAATCGTCTGCGTGCGGCGAAGGCGCTCGGCATCGGCCGCGCCACTCTCTATCGGAAGCTGGAAGAATTCGGCCTCCGTGTTCCCGTAGACTGACCTGGGACAATGCCCTGTCTCATTTGGCGTGAGACAGCAAATTTTCTGATATTCCGCGTCATCATGACTCATCTGCCCTTGTAGGCAGAGTGTCTTGAGACACTAAGCGCTGCGACCCTCTCGGTCGTTCTGGAGACGAGAAAGCCTGAGCCGGCCTGGAAGTTTTCGGTTCCGGGTGCCGCTATGCCGGAGCTGGTACGCCGGGTGCTCTATGTGCCCGGTGATGAACACAACAAGCTTCTCAGCCACGACGACAGTTGACCAGGTCATCCAGGCCGATGCGGCACTGGGTCGTGTGTTTGCGGCGCACGGGATCGATACCTGCTGCGGGGGCGGGGCGACGTTGGCCGAAGCGGCGGAACGCGGTGGCATTGGGCTCGAAGCCCTTCTGCAAGCTCTGGGGTCGGGAAGGGTGGTTCAGGCGTCGCCGCCGGCGCAGGGCCGCACGGCTGCGAG
This genomic window contains:
- a CDS encoding PrsW family glutamic-type intramembrane protease; protein product: MTRRVVLIAWIAGLTLGLAHGVAEVPAAICAAAAVPALAWAALVCLLARREREPMAVVAAALLAGAVVAAWPACNINQTLLDWLTTVTSESSARWTVPAVIAPIVEELAKAVALILLVILVPRRTSTIVRGM
- a CDS encoding sigma 54-interacting transcriptional regulator yields the protein MGHETGADKLAAEKRYFDAVFDSMSDGVLVCDASMQVTRFNAAAEQITGWERQKAIGASCHEIFHGFLCGHGCAVERSAVGGEGARDQEVMIQRPDGQRRLIVLNSSTVRAPEGEPAGVVVVFRDITELARLRTELRGHSEFANLVGRSPAMRALYEQIEDVAASEATVLLLGETGVGKELVAEAIHHASRRATGPLVKVNCSALSEGLLESELFGHVRGAFTGAMRDKVGRFELAGGGTIFLDEIGELSMSTQVKLLRVLQEKEIERVGEARTIPVDCRIMAATNRNLRALVARGTFREDLFYRLSVIPIHVPPLRERRADVPLLADHVLARFRAQEGKSIDGFAPDAIDCLLEYRWPGNVRELENAVAFAVIKCRGRRIAREHLPPEIRESGGTAQPRTEKISRSAIEAALQKTGGNRLRAAKALGIGRATLYRKLEEFGLRVPVD